TCGGAGCCGAGGCCGCCGCCATCCTGCCAGTGCAGGGGGTCGCCGGTTTCGGCACCTACGAGGCGGGCGCCGCGGCGGCGCTGCTCTATTCCGGCATCGCCATGAAGAACGGCCTGCAGGCCGCGCTTGCGCTGCATCTCTTCATCCTCTGCTCGGCGGTCGCCACCGGCGCCATCGCCTGGCTGTTTCCCTCGAAATCGACGCTGCCGGAGAGCCCGGCCACGGGGCCCGCAAGGAAATGACCGCCATGAACGTGCTTCCCATTCCTGTCACGGGACTGCCCGAGGGCGCCGTCATGCCCGAGCACAAGCTGTCCATCGTCATTCCGATGTACAACGAGGCCGACAATGTCGAGCCGCTGCTGGTGCGCATTCACCAGGCGATGGAGAATTACAGCCAGCCCTGGGAAGTCGTGCTGGTGGACGACGGCAGCACCGACGCCACGCCGAACGAAATCCGCAGGCTCGCGGCCGAATACGGTCCGCACGTGCACGCCGTGGAGCTGGTGCGCAACTTCAAGCAGACCGCGGCCATGCAGGCAGGCCTCGATGCCGCCCGCGGCGACGTCATCGCGACGCTGGACGGCGACCTGCAGAACGACCCGTTCGACATACCGCGCATGGTCTATCGCCTGCTGATCGAGGACCTCGACCTCGTCGCCGGCTGGCGCAAGAACCGCCAGGAAGGTTTCTGGATGCGCCGGCTGCCGTCGCGCATCGCCAACTCGCTGATCGCGCGCGTCACCGGCGTGCGGCTGAAGGACTACGGCTGCAGCCTGAAGGTCTTCCGCGGCAGCGTCATCCGCAGCGTGCGGCTCTATGGCGAAATGCACCGCTTCATCCCGGCCTGGCTGGCGACAGTGACGACGCCGCGCCGCATCGCCCAGGAAGTGGTGACGCATCATGCCCGTATCCACGGCCAGTCCAAATACGGCATCTCGCGCACCTTCCGCGTGGTGCTCGACCTCGTCTTCATGTTCTTCTTCATGCGCTACCGCACCAGGCCCGGCCACTTCTTCGGCGGCATCGGCATCGTGCTCGGCGTGCTGGGCTCCATGGTGCTGGCTTATCTGTTTGGCCTGAAGGTGTTTTTCGGACAGGACATCGGAACGCGCCCGATGCTGTTCACCGGCTTCTTCCTGGTGATCGCCGGCCTGCAGATGGTGACGTCGGGCGTGCTCGCCGAAATGCTGTCGCGCGTCTATCTCGAAGCCAACGGCGCGCTCGCCTATGTGGCGCGCCCGCAGCCCGCGCATGGCGAAGGCGACGGCTGGCGCCGGCCGAGCCCGCCGGCAGGCGCCAAGAAAAGCCCGCGCCGGAAATGATCCCGCCCCTGCCCTCATCGGAGGTCCGCGCATGACCATCCTGGTGACCGGAGCCGCCGGCTTCATCGGCAGCCATGTCTGCCAGCGCCTGCTCGCGCGCGGCGACGCCGTTGTCGGCGTCGACAACATGAACGCCTATTACGATCCGGCGCTGAAGGCGGCGCGGCTCGGCCTGCTTTCGGATCAAAAGGGGTTCTCGTTCCACCAGCTCGACATCGCCGAGCCGGGCGCGCTGGCGGCGGCGCTGAAAGGCGAAAGGGTGAGCGGCATCGTTCATCTCGGCGCCCAGGCCGGGGTGCGCTACTCGCTCGAAAATCCACGCGCCTATATCCACGCCAACATCGTCGGCCACCTCGAGGTGCTGGAGTTCTGCCGGGCGCTGCCCGGGATCAAGCATCTGGTCTATGCCTCGTCGAGCTCGGTCTATGGCGGCAACACAAAGGTGCCGTTCGCGGAGGGCGACCGCGTCGACAATCCGGTGTCGATCTATGCGGCGACCAAGAAGGCGGACGAGCTGATCAGTTCGACCTACTCGCATCTCTACGGCTTGCCGCAGACCGGGCTGCGCTTCTTCACCGTCTACGGCCCCTGGGGACGCCCGGACATGGCGGCCTGGATCTTCACGGAGGCGATGCTCGCCGGCAAGCCGATCCGCG
The window above is part of the Mesorhizobium sp. WSM4904 genome. Proteins encoded here:
- a CDS encoding glycosyltransferase family 2 protein, translated to MNVLPIPVTGLPEGAVMPEHKLSIVIPMYNEADNVEPLLVRIHQAMENYSQPWEVVLVDDGSTDATPNEIRRLAAEYGPHVHAVELVRNFKQTAAMQAGLDAARGDVIATLDGDLQNDPFDIPRMVYRLLIEDLDLVAGWRKNRQEGFWMRRLPSRIANSLIARVTGVRLKDYGCSLKVFRGSVIRSVRLYGEMHRFIPAWLATVTTPRRIAQEVVTHHARIHGQSKYGISRTFRVVLDLVFMFFFMRYRTRPGHFFGGIGIVLGVLGSMVLAYLFGLKVFFGQDIGTRPMLFTGFFLVIAGLQMVTSGVLAEMLSRVYLEANGALAYVARPQPAHGEGDGWRRPSPPAGAKKSPRRK
- a CDS encoding NAD-dependent epimerase/dehydratase family protein is translated as MTILVTGAAGFIGSHVCQRLLARGDAVVGVDNMNAYYDPALKAARLGLLSDQKGFSFHQLDIAEPGALAAALKGERVSGIVHLGAQAGVRYSLENPRAYIHANIVGHLEVLEFCRALPGIKHLVYASSSSVYGGNTKVPFAEGDRVDNPVSIYAATKKADELISSTYSHLYGLPQTGLRFFTVYGPWGRPDMAAWIFTEAMLAGKPIRVFNHGEMWRDFTYVDDIVDGVLAVLDRPPPASGPRHLIYNIGNSQPVHLGRFIETLESLLGVKAIRENLPMQPGEVEKTYADTGALEHDFGFKPKVSIEEGLAKFVDWYRQEWRPEGKRQRARPR